AAGTATTTGGAGCTAAAGGACGATCACAGACTTAGCAGCACTTTTGAAAAGATAGTATGGCAAGAGGGAATTCTTGAGATTTTTGATTGATACTTATCATAACACTATCCCTCTGGAGGTTTATAGTTATAAATTGTACTAAGCAAAAGGAGGTGTAAGTTATGTTTGAATACAGCGAAAAGGTGCTTGACCACTTTTTAAACCCCAGAAATGTGGGTGTGCTTGAGAATGCCAACGCCATAGGTCAGTGTGGTAATCCTGCCTGCGGTGATGCTATGCTCTTTACTCTCAAGATAAACCCCGAAAACGACATAATAGAGGATGTGAGGTTTAAGACATTTGGATGCGGTTCAGCCATAGCGGTATCCTCACAGCTCACAGAAATGATAAAGGGCAAACCTATAAGCTATGCTCTGAACCTGACCTACAAGGACATATTTGACGAGCTTGGAGGACTGCCACCTCAAAAGATCCATTGCACCAATCTGGGTCTTGAAACGCTTCATGTTGCCATAAAGGACTATCTTATCAAGCAAGGAAGGTTAGAAGAGGCTGAAAAGATACCCGGTTGCTACGAGGAGGAAGAAGAGGAAAGCAAGGAGTTTGAGTTTCTGTCTACATGAGTAAAGTAAGGGCTGTTGCTCTTCTATCTGGAGGGCTTGATAGTAGCTTAGCTGTCCACCTTCTTAAGGACCAAGGCGTTGAGATAAAGGCTCTTTACTTTTATACGGGTTTCTGTATTACCGAACACAAAAGGCGCCTTGGACTTAAGAGGGAAGATGGACAGCAGTATGTCAATCCTGCCTTTAGAGCGGCAGCCCAGCTTAAGGTTCCTATAGAAGTTGTGGATGTATCGGAGGAATACTTTAATATAGTTTTGAATCCCAAGTACGGATACGGTAAGAATGTAAACCCGTGCATAGATTGTAGGGTACTTATGCTCAAAAAGGCAAAGGAGATTATGGAAAAAGAGGAGTATCACTTTGTGATAACAGGAGAGGTTCTCGGTCAAAGACCTATGAGCCAGACAAGAGAGAGACTAAAGCTCATAGAGAGGGAGGCTGGGCTTGAGGGCTATGTGGTAAGACCCCTCTCTGCAAAACTTCTTCCCGAGACTATTCCAGAAAAACTCGGCTGGATATCCAGAGAAAAGCTCCTTGGTATAAGAGGAAGAGGAAGAAATGTGCAAATAAATTTGGCAAAAAAGTATGGGCTTGATTATGAACAGCCTGCAGGAGGATGCTGCTATCTGACGGATGAAAATTATGCAGCCAGATTTAAGGAAGCTCTTGTGGTTGAAGGCTCTATTACGAGAGAGGACCTGGTACTTTTTTCTGTAGGAAGACATCTTAGACTTCCATCAAAGGTAAAGCTTACGGTGGCAAGGAACGAAGGAGAGGTAAAATTTCTAAAAACCTTTAAAAATCGTTATCCACATGCTTACAGAAAGGATGGGAAAGGAACCTTTGTACTCATAAAAGGAAGCTTGCCAGAAGAAGAGTATAAGCTGGTAGCGGACATAGTAGCAAGGTATTCTAAAAGAGAGCCCTGCCAGGTGGTGCTGTGCATAGGTGGTAGAGAGATAGAGTTGCAGGGAGAACCTCTTGAGGACCATCTTCTGGAAAGCTTTAAAATATATAGTAAGGAAGGAGTGATAAAATGAAGCTGGAAGACATAAAGCCGGATGTTGTGCACGATGTGGTGGGTACCTTCTGCCCCGTGCCTATAGCAGAGACATCCAAGGTCATGAAAAGTATGCAGATAGGTCAGGTGCTGGAGCTTATAGCTGACGATCCTGGTGTGGTTGAGGACATACCTGCATGGTGCAATGCCACGGGACAGGAGTTTCTTGGAATGTATGAGGAGGATGGAGAGTATCACCTCT
The DNA window shown above is from Hydrogenobacter thermophilus TK-6 and carries:
- a CDS encoding sulfurtransferase TusA family protein, giving the protein MKLEDIKPDVVHDVVGTFCPVPIAETSKVMKSMQIGQVLELIADDPGVVEDIPAWCNATGQEFLGMYEEDGEYHLFVRKLKEL
- a CDS encoding MnmA/TRMU family protein codes for the protein MSKVRAVALLSGGLDSSLAVHLLKDQGVEIKALYFYTGFCITEHKRRLGLKREDGQQYVNPAFRAAAQLKVPIEVVDVSEEYFNIVLNPKYGYGKNVNPCIDCRVLMLKKAKEIMEKEEYHFVITGEVLGQRPMSQTRERLKLIEREAGLEGYVVRPLSAKLLPETIPEKLGWISREKLLGIRGRGRNVQINLAKKYGLDYEQPAGGCCYLTDENYAARFKEALVVEGSITREDLVLFSVGRHLRLPSKVKLTVARNEGEVKFLKTFKNRYPHAYRKDGKGTFVLIKGSLPEEEYKLVADIVARYSKREPCQVVLCIGGREIELQGEPLEDHLLESFKIYSKEGVIK
- a CDS encoding iron-sulfur cluster assembly scaffold protein codes for the protein MFEYSEKVLDHFLNPRNVGVLENANAIGQCGNPACGDAMLFTLKINPENDIIEDVRFKTFGCGSAIAVSSQLTEMIKGKPISYALNLTYKDIFDELGGLPPQKIHCTNLGLETLHVAIKDYLIKQGRLEEAEKIPGCYEEEEEESKEFEFLST